In the genome of Lathyrus oleraceus cultivar Zhongwan6 chromosome 4, CAAS_Psat_ZW6_1.0, whole genome shotgun sequence, the window acagaaatataaacataaatatatatttcACATACGCCAACACAACTCATCATTATCATCAAATCAACAAAatcatgaacatcaacaaaacaacacatcaaatgcaatgcatacacccatgcatgactcaacacgactcggtatacccattttgtgaccaactacaggatcaccactcccagattcatcaccatagaatccgagttccccgcaaggaaccaagcctctcaacaagcccggagtcaacaacatcattggaactcagtccgttcatcactaggcatcggcctttcatgaatgcatgcacatcaaacatgcatcataatcaacatagcaacaacatcatcatatagtcatgtgatcatcatcattaataacatgacaaacaactcaacaaaacaacaacaacatcataacgATATCACATCGTCACATAATACATTCATAACTAACACGTAAATTCAATATTTCATCATCGtaaacacctcatacacaatcatacaatcgctattaattgtttataatacaactacagcgacttactaagagtctcgcaactcaacgtactcaaaacccaccaacattagcttctgcatttctccagttcgcgccgccaacatagggacgcgccgcgaactcctccaatacaacacagttcgcgccgcgaactaaggatcgcgtcgcgaacaacttatttcgcttcagtacgcgccgcgaAGCAGGGTTCGCGTCGCGAATAATGAGTTACAGAACTCCTCTaaatcctgcccagttcgcgccgcgaactaggcttcgcgccgcgaatcgcgcgcgacAGAACCCCTCTGCTGCAGAATtcagcgcagctttgcttctctactcgccataaACCGTACCCCACAGCTAACCAACCAAAATCGACATTTAACAGacatatatacacaacatacttcgacTACAGTACATATAACGCAACAGAATTCACAAATCGGAGGGTTTTCCCTCAAAACCCCAACTTTctcaatctccctaaaatccccaaaatccatcaacaatcaCACAGATAACAcgaaattgctcgcatattatcgtttcataatggttcagaccccttacctctttggattgaaggaagctctgagcaatctttggccttttcctcttccttctctttctcttcagcttTTTCCCTTTTTCCACTTTCACGATGCTTTTGCTCTTTCACGTAACACTTTTCTGTTCCCAACAATCAGACTCTTTCTCTTActtcccacttatatattttccaaaataataataataataataatccaataatatttccaattgattaattaaattaataaaaattatattaattcaaattaaataattagccttattttatcggggtgttacagataCCACTAAAACCCCCTAAAAATACTACTTTACACATGGCATATATAGTCATCACTGTAATTAAAATGATTTATAAAATTTAGACTTTATTTCATGTTAAGAGTCTCACATCGAATAATATATGgtctgaacatgtgtttataagtgggggtAATCCTCACCTTATCAACCGGTTTTGTAGAGTTGAGTTAGGCCTAACCCTATTTCTTGACATGGTATTAGATTCTCGTTTAAGATCGAGTGGACCACCTACTATGGTTTCTGCTATCGGGCCATCCACCATTTATTTCCATACTCCAGTTGTCCAATCCTGAGCGTGAGGGAGTGTGTTAAGAGTCTCATATCTAATAATATATGacctgaacatgtgtttataagtgggggtagttctcactctaccaaccgattttgtagggttgagttaggcccaaccacatttcttaacattTCAAATATACCAACCATACATGCAACATCATCAAGGAAAACATTCAAATCACATTGACATATGCATATCAACATTCAACGACTTCGACCATTAAAGATATTACATTCGTCTGTTTTTTCCGGAAACCTCAGCAACCTTGGAACATTCATCGATGCCTTTATTTTTGGCAAGTTACTGCTTCCTTGGATGCTTTTCTTGTTTCACTGACTCCAGATACCGGTATTGCATGTTGTTTtccttttcctttctttttcAATCTTGTAGCGGCACTTGATTCCTTATTCACAGGTACTACTTCAGCATAAAAGGTGTCCAACTTTTTCTGAATCCATTCATTGCTATTTTTCGAATGCGATGGTGATCTGCAACAAACACGTAATATACATTACAATTCTTGAATTTATTTGATACATTTGTAAAATCATATGGAACCAAACATTAAATCAATAGGTTATAGGCCAAAATGAAACCATACTCGTTTGACAAACAAATAGGTTTCAGTGGAGCCATTCTTCCTGCAGTGGAAACTTTCTGACTTACTTCTAATATGTCGCTAACGTGTTTCTAAAAAAATCCTAATACTATTTATTTTACCTGCTATGGGCCAAAGTTATTTTTCAAAACCCAATCCCATTCTGACTTTTTACACGTTTTTAAATTTACATTTTTTATAAATTCACTCTTTTTTAACTATTCCGTTTTATTTACATATTTATTATTTTATACACATAATATCACTATAActaaaaaaaattcaattaatTTTTAACTATATCAATTAAATTAcatatttattaatttttatgTATATAACTTTCTACATTCTTCATTAATACTTTAACATTGTTTCTAACATACCTactaaaatatttttttttcaatttcaACTAATTCCTTTATTTTATTCTCATTTTTTTATTTAAATGTTACATATTAATTATAATTCATTACAACTCCAATGCATTTTTTAAAGAATTTGTAACAATTCAAAACACTTTTTTTTAATTTAACTATTCCTTTAAATACATATCTGAAACATCTAATTAACAATAACGCGTTCAATAATATAATCTCTCAAAAGCCCGTGCGTCCGGACGGGTTTGTTCCTAGTTATTATATAAAAGTGCATGTCTTTCAATTTCTTAAAAAAATATCACTATAAAGTAACACACATTTTAATataaatgtttatttattttatattgaACAATAAATTTTTTGAGTATTTTTAAATATCGTTAAAAAAcattaaaatatttaatatttcGTAATTGATGGATTTAACTTTATTAAAAATATGGGTAGCATATACGAATAAGGGTACTTAAATACCCATATGATACATGTATTGGTGCAGACATTGATGCTCACGCCGATATGAGTTCGAATActgaatttttttttaaaacataaaTATGGAGACATGCACTATAATATAATGCACAAACTCTATCCATTGTCATCCATATTTCATAGACAATAAAGAAATTACTTTCTTTATAACGTTTATGTAATGTActagtttttatttttattttttttgaaaattttgatttttggTCCATTTAAATTTTCTATTATTAATTTAATTTCTATTATTTTATAAAACTTAACGTTGCATATTCCAGATTACTTCTTTAGATTAACTATTTTATTTTTAagattttaaaatattttaaCCATTTACTTTAACAATTGAATCTTTGATTTAAAGTTATGGATAAActaataaatataaaaaattaaattattaaacTAATAATATTTTTAAAACTATTATAAAAAAATCTTATTAGTGATCTGTCATCAAAACAGTTACTAGAAATATGTAACACAATCTTCTGTAAATAATATGGACTAAAATCAGTTACTGAAAATTTAGAAGAATAAAAGTTTAAAGAAAATATTTGAAGATGTTAAAAATGAAAATTGGTATATTTAAAGATACTAAATTAAACTACCCTACTTGAACTTAAAAAACTGGGAAATTGGAAGGAGTTTGATTAAAGCGTAGTGAGGCTTCTTTAATTAAGGCTTCCTCAATTATCTCTAAGAAAAACATACGCACTCCTCACTCGTCGCCATTTAAAAAAACATGCTTTCTTACGCCTACCCAAAACAATATCTTTTTAATATTTTATCATTAAATTCTCTCTCCTACTACACAACTACatgtaattttttttatattttaatggATATAAATATATTTGACATATTATAgtaataaatatttttttataaaaatataaaaactattattattatttttaaaattaatatgattaatcaatattatatttttattaattaatattttatgttttattaaccaactttgttttataataaaaaaaaaatttaaatattcGAATGTTTATTAACCACTTTAATCACTCCATTAACCAacttttttatattttattaataaattttATGTTACACAAAATCATTTTAATTAGTTGTGTGTTTATTAATCAATTTCATCACTTCATTAACCAATTTTTTTTTATCTTATTAACCAATTTCGTTTCTCCATTTAAAATTACTGTTCACTAATACTATTCACAAGATACTGTTCATGATCCTGTTcataaaatatatatttttattaaaaaacaCTGTTCATCATATAAATAGGGTGAACATAGTATATTAAAATGAATATAAGAATGTTAAAAAAAAACTACCCTATGTGGTGAACAAAGAAGAGGCACAAAGACTAATAGAAAAATTATATTGAAATTTGAGTGGTATGTGTAAATATTTACACATTAGACATCATACGACAAGATCTGAATACTGCCAACATTTTGGATATAAGCAAGTGGTAAACAAAAAAAACACTTGCAGTGGAAGATAACTATGGAAAGTATAAACAAATTACCCATTCAAATACCCAACTGAGTCTGAACCTCTAAGATGGTTTTAGCAGAGTCCCTAAACCTCTCTTCCTCCTCTTGATTCATGTGCACATTGGTTACACCAAGTACTCCACCTCTACCAAGCTGTGCCGGCAAGCTCAAAAACACTTCAACATCATCACCAATGCCATAAAATCCCGTAGCCAAAACAGACACAGGGTGGATCTTTCTTTGATCCCTAATAATCGACCGAGCCAAACTAGCCACAGAGTACCCGATAGCCCATGAAGTGTAGCCTTTTAGATTGATGACTTCATAAGCACTGTCAATCACTTTCTTGTGTATATTCTCCAGCGTTTCTTTCTCATAAGCAATTTGTTGTTTCTCCAAAAAACTCAGAACAGGAACACCCCCAACGCTAATACTTGACCATAATGCCACTGAACTATCCCCATGCTCCCCTACTATGCATGCCTGCAAAACCAATATACAAACTGAAAATTACTCCTTCAACTTAAATATTATTAATTCATTCGGTCATTTCGTCAAACATGTATCAAATACTTTGTTTATAACTTACATAAATCATTCCAGTGAAATCTCAAAGCATCCATGAAAGAAAATGAGAATGACCTGAACATCCTGCGCATTGACCTGGAGGTGATCAGCAAGGAGGAAACGAAAGCGAGACGAATCCAAATTGGTACCCGAGCCGATGATCCTGTTCGATGGAAACCCGGAAAGCTTCCATGCGATATAGGTGAGAACGTCAACGGGGTTAGACACGATTATGAGAATCGTTTCCGGCGAGTAACTAGCCAGAACGGGTATAATTCCCTGGAAAAGCGCAAGGTTCCTCTGGAGAAGGTTAAGCCTGGACTCATCCGCTATCTGTCGTGCACCGGCGGTAACGATACACAGATCAGAGCCGGCGGTGACGGAGTATTCAACGGAGGAGTTGATCTTGACGCGGGGGAGGAAAGCAGCAGCGTGCTGAAGGTCGAGCATCTCGCCGCGGAGCTTGTCGGGTT includes:
- the LOC127135293 gene encoding L-lactate dehydrogenase B, encoding MDNSSSGSLGPGGLDLTQIFFKPISNASPPSLTKSHNKISVIGAGNVGMAIAQTILTQDLTDELVIVDNKPDKLRGEMLDLQHAAAFLPRVKINSSVEYSVTAGSDLCIVTAGARQIADESRLNLLQRNLALFQGIIPVLASYSPETILIIVSNPVDVLTYIAWKLSGFPSNRIIGSGTNLDSSRFRFLLADHLQVNAQDVQACIVGEHGDSSVALWSSISVGGVPVLSFLEKQQIAYEKETLENIHKKVIDSAYEVINLKGYTSWAIGYSVASLARSIIRDQRKIHPVSVLATGFYGIGDDVEVFLSLPAQLGRGGVLGVTNVHMNQEEEERFRDSAKTILEVQTQLGI